The region TATATTTTTTCTAGTGCTTTATCGCTTATCACGGCTATACGTTTTGAAGAAGTAGCCGCGTTAATGATACATACCTTCACATACATTGCCTCACTTTAATCTAAATTCATAGGAAAAAGTTCGGTCAATGCAACCGAACTTTTTTCACTCTATTCTATGTTACTAGAAATCAGTAAACTGTTACAAGTTCATCTAGTGGGCTATTTGTTCTTTTTTCTACAAAGTAAGCGTATAAAAGTTCATTTTCATCAATTTGTACATGTTCGCCCGTTTGAGATGTAGCAATAATCATATGCTTACAACCTCTTTGGAATTTTTGCAGGACTTGATGAAGTGTCTCACTGGTTGATACACTTAGCGTTTTTAAAGCTCCAATTGGATGCTCTTTTCCATGATACCTCTCTAGTAAAAAGCGCATGTAAACAAATTGCCTGCTCTTCCATTCCAAATATCCTGATATAATTAAAAATGAAATAACAATCCATAAGTGCAGCTGAAAAGGATGCATAATGACGGCATAGATAATACCAATAGCTAAAAAAAACGTTGATAACCGCAGCGCAAGCTTATGCGCTTCTAAAAATGGTAAAGAACGACTGCAAATTAAAAAAAGCAGCTTCCCTCCGTCCAATGGCCAAATGGGCAAGAGATTAAACAGTAAAATCACCATGCATTGAAACATAAATTGCTCATACGTTTCAAAAGACAACACATTTGTTTTCATTAATAAGAAAGCAGCTCCAAACATCCAAAGATGCTGAAGAGGTCCACTTATTGTCACGATGAACTCTTCTCGAAATGGACGATTCCCATGTTCATCTACTTCTGCTACCCCCCCAAAAGGTAAGAGCATAATTCTGCGAATCCGCCAAGAAAAACACTGAGCCGCTACGGCGTGGCCCAGTTCATGAATAATTACAATAATAAATAACAAAAAAAGCTGCTTTACCGTAGCCGTTAAGATACCAATTACGAAAATTCCCCAAAACAATGGATGAATGTGAATTTTCATCAATAACGAAAAAGCACTATTCAAATTGAATCACCTGACTAGGATCCACAAACTTATCGCCTTTTTTAATAGCAAAATAGAACGTTCCAGCATCGCCTTTTTTACTGTTTTCCACAATTCCTACTTCTTTGCCTTTATTCACAAAATCATACATACTAACGTTGATTTTTTTCAGCTGTCCATACCAAGTTTCAGTTCCATCGGCATGTTGAATAATAACGGTATTCCCCGTATCATCACGTTTTCCTACGTACCTTACAATACCTTCACTCATTGCTTCTACAACCGAATCCACTCCTGTTTGAACCGTCACGCCTTGCTTACTTTGAGCAAATGTTTCCGTTACTTTGCCTGAAGCTGGAGTAGCATATTCTCCGCTTACACTCTGCTCCGTTTTGCTAGAATCTTTATTCGGTAACAGCGTTAACGGCTTCCCAAACTTATCTTCATACCAGGAGGACACAGCTGCAAACTGAAACTCTTTATCCATTGTTTGTTGAACCACCACTCTGGCCTGTTCAAAAGTAGGAGAAGCGTTCTTGAACATAATTCCTACAATTAACACTAAGCAGGCTGAAGCTAAAATTTTAAATAAAAAGCGTTCTTTTCGAAATAAAGGATGATATTCTTTTGCTGATGGTGTGTATTCAACCGTAGAATAATCCATCGATCCATATTTTTCTTCTTCACTCATTAAGGACGTATGAAGAGGTTCTTGAGGAAGACGCTTCGTTGTATTTAATTGTTTTCGCTTACGCTCAGCAATTCGTTTACGGATTTCATCAGCACGTCGATTCATGATTCATCATTCTCCTTGTTCTTATCGTATAATCAACTATATGACTTGTCCGTGGAGCTTATGACAGCTTGACTCTACAAAATCACACAAATAAAAAAAGCTTCCTTTATCGGAAGCTTTTTTAAGAACGAACACCAAAGAATCGTTTAATACGTGCAAACATTCCCTTATCTTCTTCATCTAACGATTGAAGAGGAACCGTTTCACCTAGAATACGTCTTGCAATATTACGATATGCAATTGATGCTTTGCTTGATGGGTCCATGACAATTGGTTCACCGTTGTTAGAAGCACGGATAACATTTTCATCGTCAGCAACGATCCCAATTAAATCAACAGCCAGAAGCTGAGAAATTTCTTCCACGTCTAGCATGTCTCCATTTTTCATCATATGACTACGGATTCGGTTAATAACCAGTTTTGGAGACTCGATATCCTCTTGCTCCAATAATCCAATAATACGGTCAGCATCACGAACAGCTGAAACTTCCGGTGTTGTCACAACGAGTGCCTTATCAGCGCCAGCTACGGCATTCTTATAGCCTTGTTCAATACCAGCTGGGCAATCAATAACTACATAGTCATAGTCTTGCTTTAACTGAAGAACTAACTCTCGCATTTGTTCTGGTTGAACAGCTGTTTTGTCACTCGTTTGAGCAGCAGGAAGTAAGTACAAACATTCAAAACGCTTGTCCTTAATCAAGGCTTTTTGCGGTTGGCATCGACCTTCTACCACGTCTACAAGATCATAAATAATACGATTTTCAAGCCCCATTACAACATCCAAGTTGCGTAAGCCGATATCAGTGTCTACTAGACACACGCGCTTTCCAGCTAATGCTAGAGCAGTACCTAAATTGGCTGATGTCGTTGTTTTTCCAACTCCACCTTTACCAGACGTAACAACAATAGCCTCTCCCACTGTCAAATTCTCCTTTCTACCCTGGTCAAATTCGGTCTTAGATGCGATAAAGTTTGCACGCGATCTATCACCATTTGATCATTATCATCTAAGTATGCACATTCCATTATATTCTCTTCCTTCTCGTTGCGCTCTTCTTCTGATCGGGTAATAATATCAGCAATGCGCAGCTGTGAAGGTTTCATTAACGATGCAGCAATAACGGCGTTTTTATTGCCGCGATATCCTGCATGAGCAATCCCTTTTAAAGCACCTAATACAAATAGATTTCCTCCAGCTACAACTGTTCCTCCGGGATTTACGTCTCCGACTAGAAGCAAATCGCCTTCTACATGGAGAACCTGTCCTGAACGAACCACCTTTGTAACAGATACTAATTCACTTTCTTCTCTTACTCGGACCGCATCTTGCTTTAAAATAACGTTACTATCAATTTGTTTAACTACTAAATACTGATTTTCTTCTATGAGCGCCTTCAATTCGGTTTCCTGCTCTGTAGTTAAATAACGATTTCCGATTTTGACATACACTGTGACGATCTGATCGGCATCGCCATGCTTATTTGTCAAAAGCTTCGTCTTAAGTTCCGTCAAAAGCTCTGCAAATGAACATGTATCATTGAGATGCAACGTTAATCCATCTTTTGTTCCTTTAATTGTCACATTTTGTTGCTTTTGTTTATTCAAGACGCTCACCTCAACGAATATATAATTTCGACAGAGACTTACTCAATTCCTTTTTTTCGTTTCTTCAATCAGCATTTTTATCCTATCATGAACGAGAAGCGTAACATATTTTCGGATCAGCGTTCATCGATAAATTTAGCGAAATATTGAAAACATCTTTGAAGCGGAAATGCAAAAATAAGTGCAAATATGGCATTTAAAATGATGGTTGCGTAAAATCGCTCTTGCAAGAAGCGACCAATGGTCATATCGGATATATTAATAATGCTATTAATTCCATATACGTAAAACTCAATAATGGCTACAGCTAATAGCGACATGCAGATTACGATAAGCGTATTTTGCTGAAAAATCTTCATTAATTTTGATACGATATAGCATACGGCCGGCAGTCCAAGCGCGTATACTCCTAAGACATCCGTAAAGGCAATATCATACATGAATCCAAAGATTACCCCATATAGCATCGCTTGCTTTGGGTGATAATACACTGACATAAAAGCCAGTACCACTACAACAAAGTGAGGTGATAAGATCCAGTCTCGCCATGGTGATGCCATGGCGACAAAATTAACAAAAATACTTTCAAACATAAAAACGACAAGCACGAGAATAGGAAGGACAAACCGCTTCATCAGTTAGCCTCCTCCGCCCCTAAATCGTCTTCAGCAGCGGGCGCACTTCTTTTAGCTACAACTACGTTATCTAAGTCATACAAGTCAGCAGCAGGTTTGATATAAGCTTTTTTCGTTAATCCATATTCATCAGGCTCAATTTTTGTGATAACGCCAATTGGAAGATTGCTAGGGAAAATGCCGTCTTCTTGACCTAGACCCGACGTTACTACTTTTTGCTTTTCTTTAATATCAGCATCAAATGGAATACGACGCATAACAAGCGCCTGTTCTTTATCATCATAGCCTTCAATTAAACCAAACACTTCTTTTTTAGCCTGAATTTTAGCAGATACACGGTTTGTACGATCTGATGAACTAATTAACTGCACAGTAGATGTGAACTTAGATGCATGCTTCACTTTACCAATCAGCCCCTCAGGAGTCATAACAGCCATATTTTCCTGCACATTATGAACCGTCCCTTTATCAATGGCAATTACCTCATGCCAACGGTCCGGATTACGAGCAATCACTGTTGCTTCAATTGGGTTGTATTGACTTAAATCCGTTTTTTTGTCGAGCTGTGCTCTTAATTTTTTATTTTCTTGCTGCAAAGCGTTGGCTTTCGTTTCTAATTGCATGCGTTCGTCTAAACGAGCTTTTAATACCTCGTTTTCTTCGTATGTACGCTTTAAGTCACCTACATTCTGAAAGAAACCCGCTACAAATTGTGCGGGTTCATTAAAGGTAGCCTGAACAAGACCAACCGTATCTTTGACAAACTGTTCAGGCCACGTTACATTTTTACGACCATTTAACGAAAAACCAATCAATGCCACTAATACAATAATACTAACCAATAAAATAACTAAACGTTTATTTAAGAAAAATTGTGGCACGATCTACACCTCTTAATATTTAGCGATATGATTCGCTTGTACGATTTTTAAATAAATCAATGTGTTCTAACGCTTTACCCGTTCCAATTGCAACACAGTCAAGCGGATCTTCTGCGATGACAACCGGCATATTTGTTTCTTCACTAATAACTTTATCTAAATTACGTAGCAATGCGCCACCGCCTGTTAACACAATACCGCGATCCATAATATCCGCCGCAAGTTCAGGTGGTGTTTTTTCTAATGTGCTTTTTACTGAATCTACAATAGAAGCCACTGTATCTTTTAGCGCTTCTGCAATTTCTTCTGCTGAAATTTCGATTGTTTTCGGTAGACCTGTTAGTAAGTCACGTCCGCGAATTTCCATGTTTTCAATACCTTCTGGAATTCCGGCAGAACCGACTTCTACTTTTAATGCTTCTGACGTACGCTCACCAATCATTAAATTGTAATTCTTGCGAATATATTGAATAATCGCTTCATCCATCTCGTCACCAGCGATGCGGATTGACTGACATGTTACGATTCCGCCTAAAGAAATAATCGCAACTTCTGTTGTTCCTCCGCCAATATCTACTACCATACTTCCCGTCGGCTCCCAAACCGGTAGATTGGCGCCGATTGCTGCAGCAAACGGTTCTTCAATTGTATACGCATCACGCGCGCCAGCCTGACGAGTCGCATCAATAACGGCACGTTTCTCAACAGCTGTAATGCCAGAAGGTACACAAACCATTACATACGGCTTACCCGCAAACAAACTTTTTGTTTTTTGAGCTTGATTGATGTAATATTTCATCATCGTTGCAGTTGTTTCGTAATCTGCAATAACTCCATCTTTCATTGGACGAAGGGCTACTACGTTCCCAGGTGTACGACCAATCATATTTTTTGCATCGTTACCTACTGCAACGATTTGTTTTGTATCAGTTTGCAAAGCCACAACAGACGGCTCACGCACAACAATTCCTTTTCCTTTTACATAAACGAGCGTATTTGCAGTACCCAAATCTATTCCAAGGTCTCTAGTACCGATTCCAAACATGTGTCTCTTCCTTTCTCTTACCAAAATGCAAAGGTAAAAATTCCATAATTCAATTTCTTCATTTCATAAGTAACATTTTTTATTTTCTATACTTTTTTCATAGATGTCAACGCCAAATATTGTATGATAAAAAGTCATACTTTGTCTATTAATAACGAATGATTGTAAAGAACTTGTCATTTAAAATCATGACTACTATTATAACCCAAGGATTTTAAAAAGCATAGCCTTACATGTATCCTTTTTCTTTTAAACTAATATATTTTCGATCTCCGATAATTAAATGATCTAACAATTCAATTCCTATGATAAATCCGCACTCTTTTAAGCGCTTCGTTACCTCTATATCTTCTCTGCTGGGAGTAGGGTCGCCCGATGGATGATTATGAATACAAATAAGGGATGCAGCTGAACGACGAAAGGCTTCTTTAAACACTTCTCTTGGATGGACAATAGATGAATTGAGGCTTCCGATAAAAATGGTTTGCTTATGGAGAACTTGATTTTTCGTGTTGAGGTATAAACAGACGAAATGCTCTTGAGAAAGCACGCGCATTTCTTCCATCACATAATTAGCTCCGTCTTCAGGGCCATGAATGGTATATCGTTGACTAGATTTCCGCTGTACAATCCTCTTACCTATTTCAATAGCCGCTATAATTTGAATCGCTTTTGCAGGCCCGATACCTTTAATATTCATCATTTCATCAAGCGATGCATGCTGCAAAAGTTGAAGGCCTTCAAAATGCGTTAATATGCGGTTGGATAGCTGAAGAACAGATTCATCTTTGGTTCCAGTGCGCAGCAAAATAGCAATAAGCTCGTGGTTAGAAAGACTAGAAGCACCCATTGACACAAGGCGCTCTCGAGGTCTTTCATCTTGAGGAAAATCTTTAATTAGCAATGATTGATCCAATTTCGTCACTCCTTTTTAGTAGACGAAACCGTATTGTTTTAGCTTACGTATTGTTCGGGAGAGCGGCAAGCCCACCACCGAGAAATAGTCTCCTTCAATTTTTTTAACTAGCGCAGCACCGAGACCTTGAATTCCATAAGAACCTGCCTTATCCATAGGCTCTCCTGACTCTACGTACTGTACGATTTCATCTTGTTCAAGCGGCCAAAACTCTACATCTGTTTGTTCATAAAACGTATGAACTTTTGCATTTGATACCAACGCTACTCCAGTTAATACTTGATGTTTTTGACCTGACAGCATAGTAAGTGTTTCAATCGCTTCTTGTTTCGTTTTTGGCTTTCCTAAAATACGATTACCATATACGACAACTGTATCGGCACCTAGGACCATATCCTCTTTATGATGCGAAGCGACGTCCACTGCTTTTTGCCTAGCTAAATCTATTACTACCTCCGACGGAGTGTATGATGGATTGACGATTTCTTCAATTGTACTAACGTGAACGGTAAAGGGAATGTGAAGCTGCTGAAGTAATTCTTTTCGACGAGGAGAGCCTGAGGCTAAAATTAATGTTTGTTTCATACATCTCACCTTTGCATTTTGATTTAAAAAAGAAGGACACACCGTTATTTTAGCAATTTCATCTCCAAATGACAATAAACAAGTGAGGCAGCATTACACTACCTCACCTGTTAAGACGTTACAAGGCTTTCATACTGCTGAAGAGCTTTTAACACATATCGCTGAGCAAGCCAAGCATCTTTACTGCTTTTATTGTTTTCATATGAAGAAAGGGAAGCCGCAGCTTTTTGAAGGGTGCTCACCATGGTTTTAATGTCGTCATTTGACGCTTCTTTCTGAACTTTTGTTAGCTCTTTTTTCAAAGACTTGATATCGGCTACTCGCTGTCCTTCAATCGCTTTAACAGATTGATCTAAGAGATTAGCCATAAACGGCTGCGCTGTTGTTATAACCGTTTGATCTTTTTTCCTTAATTGGCTAGTGGGCTTAATTTCATAAGACTTTACATATACATCTTTACCTTGTTGTTTGTACGTTTTACTAAGTGCCTTCGCTTTTTCTTCTCCAGTGGCAGCACCAACTACAAGAGAGTAGGATTTAGGTGAAAAGATCTCGCCTGCTTTGTTCTCTTCTTTCCATTTATCCATTGCTTTATTTGCAGCAGCTTTTGATGAAAAAGCACCTGCTTGTACAATGTAAAAAGAAAAAGGCTCTAAAGTAGAAGCAGCAACTGACGTACCCTTCGATTCCTGTTCGCTTTTCTTTTCGGCTTTACCAACACTTTCAGTGGTAGACGCTGTTTGAGCAGCTTTTTCTTCTTTCGTTTGCTCACTCGTTTGTGCTTTGCTTACAGGCTGTTCGCTTCCTGTCATCATTTTTACACCAACCATACCGATGCCGCTGCCTATTCCGACTGCTAGCAATACAATCACAGCCGTTCGTTTGATCACACCGCTGTTTACCGTTTTAATCGAAACATTTTTAGGATGTAATCGCGGCTTTTTCTTTTTTTCATTTCTTACATCTTCAATAAACACCACTTTATTTTCTTCTACATGAGAATCTTTGGATGCTGGTTCCGGAAGAACCCAAGTAAATTCGTCTTTTTCTGGCGCTTGTTCTTCCTTCTCATCCTTGGATTGACCGTTGATTTTAATTGAAATTTTTCGTTCCTGCTTGTCCACTGCACCACCGCCTTTAGTTAACGTAGTCTTATTACCGGTTGCAAGCTGAGGTAAACCGACATAAAACATACACTTTTTTCCATGCTATCATAGAAGAAAAAAAAAATAACAAGACATTTGTCGTCTTGTTACAAAAGGTTTTCGCTATTTAGTTACAGAAATTTTAAATTTGTCGAAGGCTTAAAGCTCAATAAAAATAGTTGCTAAAATACCAATCTATCAATTCGTTTCCATGAAAATAAGCAACGATTGTCCCTATAAAAATAAAAGGAACGAAAGGAATGGGTACACCTACTTTTGCCTTTCTCATTAATAACGCTCCTATACTAACGGTTCCGCCTATTAATATAGCTAAAAAAAGCGATAGCAAGACGAGCTTTACTCCAAGTACAATTCCAATCAGACCATATAATTTGATATCTCCTTCTCCAAGACCTCCTCTACTAAGAAATGCAATTAAAAAAAGAAGGAAAAAAGCTATTCCTCCTCCCATTAAGGAGTCACTCCACGAAGTAAATGGAATGAAAAGACGCTCAAGAAGAAAGATAGGCAAAAAGAAAAGCAGCACCTTATTTGGTACAATCATATAGGCGATATCAGAGACAACTATAATTGTTAAGAAAGAAACAAATGTTAATATAACAATCAGTTCTAACGTCATATTTAATCTAAAAAAAGCATATACAAATAAACTTCCTGTCGAAAATTCTATGAATGGGTAGATGAAGGAAATTTTTTTGCGACACATACTACATTTTCCTGCATTTTTAATATAGGAGACTATGGGAATTAATTGTGGTGGAGAAAGAACGTATAAACAGTGTGGGCAATGAGATCTTGGAGATAGAATAGATTTTTGTTGTGGAATTCTAAAGCCTGCTACGTTATAAAATGAGCCTAGAGTGATACCTGAAACAAATAAATAGAGATAAATTAAACTCATACTATTTCTTCCATCTCAAGCGTGCAGTCTGCTAACTGCAGGTTTTCTTTTGAGTGAAGGAATGTATCTTTTTCTCTTAAATAGCTGCCAATAAACGGAATGAGAAAAGCTGCTAGAACACCTATTACGATAACTAGTACGATCACTTGCATTAGAGAAATTCCTTTATTTCTCGTTGATAGTTTATCCATTTAAACATCTCTCCTTTATTGATTAGTATCAAATAGTTACTTCATTAATAAACTGAATCAAAATACCCATAAAAGTCATATTCTGTATGCCTCCTTTCTCAAAACGCGCTTTTTATAGGTAATAAGGATTATAACACTAAAAAATAAAAACAACATTACAAAAAACGCCTGCCAAAGCAGACGTCTTTTAATAGTAAGGAGCCATAAATAAGTAGACAATTACACCTGTAAGACTTACATAAAGCCAGATTGGCATTGTCCATCGCACAATTTTTTTATGTTTTTCAACTTGCATTGTCCAGCCCCACACAAGTGCAAACAGTGCCAGCGGGACAATAATCGCTGCTAGAAAACTGTGTGTGATCAAAATAAAAAAGTAAATGGGACGAACGATTCCTTCTCCACCGAACGTAGCTGTTTCTGTGGAAATGTAATGGAACGTTAGATATGAAACTAAAAAGAGCAGTGTGGAAGTGAATGCTGCTAAAATAAAACCTTTATGAGCATTAATATTTTTCCTAAAAATTGAAATCAACGCTGCAACTAAAAAAATAAACGTAAAACTATTCAAAATAGCATTTAACCGTGGAAAGATAGTCAAATCAAAACTTACTTTTCCTTGATAGCCAATATTCGAAAAGAATAGCAGTAAAATAATAACATTCGCTATCACTGAAAAGGTAAGAATAATACCGGTAAAGTTTTTATTACTTTTCGGTACAATTTTTTCATTATTCTTACTCATGTTAACAATCTCCTTATTTAGTGATGTACATGTTTATTATATATCACTTACCTAGGGGGTGAAAGTGACAATACTTTGAACTTAGTGCTTGCTTATTATCAGTATCTCTTCCTTACATTGTGTTAAAAGCAGCAAGATTTCACTTGCTACTTTTGCTCATTTTAGAAGAAAAGCCCGCACTTCCGATATAAAATACAGAGACCCTGTAATTACGATCATGTCTTGTTCACCGGTCGCCTTTTCCTGTACGTAAGCAATCGCTTTTTTCCACTCTTCGTTCATATGTTTATCATGATGAGTACTCATCTCATAAAGCTCTTGAGCCGCGCGAGCACGAGGAAAATCAAACGATGTAAATGTAATACTTGCGGCGATTGTTTCAAGTTCCTGGACCATTCGATCAGCGCTTTTATCGTTTAAGCAACTAAAGACTAAATGAATGTTTCGACCTTCATAATGAAGGCGTAAAGTAGATAATAAGCTATCAATGCCTTCTGCATTATGAGCGCCATCAACAATCGTTAAAGGATGCTCATTCACCGTCTCAAAGCGGCCGTTCCACTTTGTATGCTGAATCCCTTTCATAATTTGCTCATTGAAGATAGAGAGCTTTTTCTTTTCTTTTAAATAACAAACGGCCATTACAGCCAAAGCTGCATTTTTAACTTGATGATAGCCAAGCATATTTAATTGCAAGTGTTCAAATGTTTCATACGGCGTTTTTAACGCAAAGCCTTCTCCATTTGCTAAGGGCTCATAGTTTTCAATTTCAAATTCTTTTCCTAACACAAATAACGAAGCCTGCTTCGACTTTGCCTCTTCTGTAATGACGTCAAGCGCCTTCACTTGCTCTGCACCAGTAATAATCGGGACTTCTTTTTTTATAATTCCCGCTTTTTCTGCTGCAATTTCTTCTACCGTATCACCTAGTATCGCCATGTGATCAAATCCAATGTTTGTAATAATACTCACCATAGGATTCACAACATTTGTTGAATCATATCGTCCACCCAGACCTGTTTCAAAGACAACATAGTCAACTGAATTATGATAGCCGAAATAAAGAAAAGCCATGATTGTAATCACTTCAAATTCCGTTGCTGACCCTAAGCTTGTATGTTCTAGTCGCTCCACCACAGGCTTTACTTCCTGAACAAGAGCGGTCATTGCTTCATTTGAAATAGGCTGTCCATTCACGCTAATCCGCTCATTAAATGTTTCGATATAAGGGGAAGTAAACGTTCCAACCTTATATCCTGCTTCTTCTAATATGTTTCGCAAATAAGAAACGGTAGAACCTTTACCATTGGTCCCAGCAACATGAATAGCATTTATATTTTGCTGCGGATAGTCAAGCTGCTCTAACATCCATTCCATTCGTTCTAACCCCGGCTTGATTCCAAAGCGAAGTCTGTTATGAATCCAATCAAGCGCTTCTTCATATGTCGTTATCATCTTTTATTCACCTTTCTTTTCCATCGCTATTATTATG is a window of Priestia aryabhattai DNA encoding:
- the minD gene encoding septum site-determining protein MinD gives rise to the protein MGEAIVVTSGKGGVGKTTTSANLGTALALAGKRVCLVDTDIGLRNLDVVMGLENRIIYDLVDVVEGRCQPQKALIKDKRFECLYLLPAAQTSDKTAVQPEQMRELVLQLKQDYDYVVIDCPAGIEQGYKNAVAGADKALVVTTPEVSAVRDADRIIGLLEQEDIESPKLVINRIRSHMMKNGDMLDVEEISQLLAVDLIGIVADDENVIRASNNGEPIVMDPSSKASIAYRNIARRILGETVPLQSLDEEDKGMFARIKRFFGVRS
- a CDS encoding rod shape-determining protein, which codes for MFGIGTRDLGIDLGTANTLVYVKGKGIVVREPSVVALQTDTKQIVAVGNDAKNMIGRTPGNVVALRPMKDGVIADYETTATMMKYYINQAQKTKSLFAGKPYVMVCVPSGITAVEKRAVIDATRQAGARDAYTIEEPFAAAIGANLPVWEPTGSMVVDIGGGTTEVAIISLGGIVTCQSIRIAGDEMDEAIIQYIRKNYNLMIGERTSEALKVEVGSAGIPEGIENMEIRGRDLLTGLPKTIEISAEEIAEALKDTVASIVDSVKSTLEKTPPELAADIMDRGIVLTGGGALLRNLDKVISEETNMPVVIAEDPLDCVAIGTGKALEHIDLFKNRTSESYR
- the mreC gene encoding rod shape-determining protein MreC — its product is MPQFFLNKRLVILLVSIIVLVALIGFSLNGRKNVTWPEQFVKDTVGLVQATFNEPAQFVAGFFQNVGDLKRTYEENEVLKARLDERMQLETKANALQQENKKLRAQLDKKTDLSQYNPIEATVIARNPDRWHEVIAIDKGTVHNVQENMAVMTPEGLIGKVKHASKFTSTVQLISSSDRTNRVSAKIQAKKEVFGLIEGYDDKEQALVMRRIPFDADIKEKQKVVTSGLGQEDGIFPSNLPIGVITKIEPDEYGLTKKAYIKPAADLYDLDNVVVAKRSAPAAEDDLGAEEAN
- a CDS encoding M23 family metallopeptidase is translated as MNRRADEIRKRIAERKRKQLNTTKRLPQEPLHTSLMSEEEKYGSMDYSTVEYTPSAKEYHPLFRKERFLFKILASACLVLIVGIMFKNASPTFEQARVVVQQTMDKEFQFAAVSSWYEDKFGKPLTLLPNKDSSKTEQSVSGEYATPASGKVTETFAQSKQGVTVQTGVDSVVEAMSEGIVRYVGKRDDTGNTVIIQHADGTETWYGQLKKINVSMYDFVNKGKEVGIVENSKKGDAGTFYFAIKKGDKFVDPSQVIQFE
- a CDS encoding prepilin peptidase, which translates into the protein MSLIYLYLFVSGITLGSFYNVAGFRIPQQKSILSPRSHCPHCLYVLSPPQLIPIVSYIKNAGKCSMCRKKISFIYPFIEFSTGSLFVYAFFRLNMTLELIVILTFVSFLTIIVVSDIAYMIVPNKVLLFFLPIFLLERLFIPFTSWSDSLMGGGIAFFLLFLIAFLSRGGLGEGDIKLYGLIGIVLGVKLVLLSLFLAILIGGTVSIGALLMRKAKVGVPIPFVPFIFIGTIVAYFHGNELIDWYFSNYFY
- the radC gene encoding RadC family protein, translating into MDQSLLIKDFPQDERPRERLVSMGASSLSNHELIAILLRTGTKDESVLQLSNRILTHFEGLQLLQHASLDEMMNIKGIGPAKAIQIIAAIEIGKRIVQRKSSQRYTIHGPEDGANYVMEEMRVLSQEHFVCLYLNTKNQVLHKQTIFIGSLNSSIVHPREVFKEAFRRSAASLICIHNHPSGDPTPSREDIEVTKRLKECGFIIGIELLDHLIIGDRKYISLKEKGYM
- a CDS encoding DUF420 domain-containing protein produces the protein MSKNNEKIVPKSNKNFTGIILTFSVIANVIILLLFFSNIGYQGKVSFDLTIFPRLNAILNSFTFIFLVAALISIFRKNINAHKGFILAAFTSTLLFLVSYLTFHYISTETATFGGEGIVRPIYFFILITHSFLAAIIVPLALFALVWGWTMQVEKHKKIVRWTMPIWLYVSLTGVIVYLFMAPYY
- the mreD gene encoding rod shape-determining protein MreD, whose amino-acid sequence is MKRFVLPILVLVVFMFESIFVNFVAMASPWRDWILSPHFVVVVLAFMSVYYHPKQAMLYGVIFGFMYDIAFTDVLGVYALGLPAVCYIVSKLMKIFQQNTLIVICMSLLAVAIIEFYVYGINSIINISDMTIGRFLQERFYATIILNAIFALIFAFPLQRCFQYFAKFIDER
- the minC gene encoding septum site-determining protein MinC, whose translation is MNKQKQQNVTIKGTKDGLTLHLNDTCSFAELLTELKTKLLTNKHGDADQIVTVYVKIGNRYLTTEQETELKALIEENQYLVVKQIDSNVILKQDAVRVREESELVSVTKVVRSGQVLHVEGDLLLVGDVNPGGTVVAGGNLFVLGALKGIAHAGYRGNKNAVIAASLMKPSQLRIADIITRSEEERNEKEENIMECAYLDDNDQMVIDRVQTLSHLRPNLTRVERRI
- a CDS encoding M50 family metallopeptidase produces the protein MNSAFSLLMKIHIHPLFWGIFVIGILTATVKQLFLLFIIVIIHELGHAVAAQCFSWRIRRIMLLPFGGVAEVDEHGNRPFREEFIVTISGPLQHLWMFGAAFLLMKTNVLSFETYEQFMFQCMVILLFNLLPIWPLDGGKLLFLICSRSLPFLEAHKLALRLSTFFLAIGIIYAVIMHPFQLHLWIVISFLIISGYLEWKSRQFVYMRFLLERYHGKEHPIGALKTLSVSTSETLHQVLQKFQRGCKHMIIATSQTGEHVQIDENELLYAYFVEKRTNSPLDELVTVY
- a CDS encoding SPOR domain-containing protein, whose protein sequence is MFYVGLPQLATGNKTTLTKGGGAVDKQERKISIKINGQSKDEKEEQAPEKDEFTWVLPEPASKDSHVEENKVVFIEDVRNEKKKKPRLHPKNVSIKTVNSGVIKRTAVIVLLAVGIGSGIGMVGVKMMTGSEQPVSKAQTSEQTKEEKAAQTASTTESVGKAEKKSEQESKGTSVAASTLEPFSFYIVQAGAFSSKAAANKAMDKWKEENKAGEIFSPKSYSLVVGAATGEEKAKALSKTYKQQGKDVYVKSYEIKPTSQLRKKDQTVITTAQPFMANLLDQSVKAIEGQRVADIKSLKKELTKVQKEASNDDIKTMVSTLQKAAASLSSYENNKSSKDAWLAQRYVLKALQQYESLVTS
- a CDS encoding Maf family protein, with protein sequence MKQTLILASGSPRRKELLQQLHIPFTVHVSTIEEIVNPSYTPSEVVIDLARQKAVDVASHHKEDMVLGADTVVVYGNRILGKPKTKQEAIETLTMLSGQKHQVLTGVALVSNAKVHTFYEQTDVEFWPLEQDEIVQYVESGEPMDKAGSYGIQGLGAALVKKIEGDYFSVVGLPLSRTIRKLKQYGFVY